A genomic window from Populus alba chromosome 19, ASM523922v2, whole genome shotgun sequence includes:
- the LOC118036189 gene encoding uncharacterized protein, whose product MNPYNGNNRSDEEEKGLLWKLPEVRFKELGRVGPAFGFGAGCGVGFGVGLVGGVGFGPGIPGLQFGIGLGAGCGIGYGFGYGVGRGVAHDEKRRYSNVGKHFRGPVNLPTHDEVGSLIDELVINSKKLVKATSREIEKWRR is encoded by the exons atgaaccCCTATAACGGCAACAACAGGAGTGATGAAGAGGAAAAGGGTTTGCTATGGAAGCTTCCAGAGGTTAGGTTCAAGGAGCTTGGGAGGGTGGGTCCTGCTTTCGGCTTTGGTGCTGGCTGTGGTGTTGGTTTTGGTGTCGGCCTCGTTGGAG GTGTTGGGTTTGGTCCTGGTATTCCTGGCTTACAGTTTGGCATTGGACTGGGTGCTGGATGTGGGATTGGTTACGGATTTGGCTATGGTGTGGGGAGGGGTGTAGCTCATGATGAGAAACGGAGATACTCTAATGTTGGCAAGCATTTTCGTGGTCCTGTAAATCTTCCAACTCA TGATGAGGTTGGTTCCCTTATTGATGAGCTGGTCATCAACTCCAAGAAGCTAGTCAAAGCAACTTCAAGGGAAATTGAGAAGTGGAGAAGATGA